caaggaAAGATAAACCACCTTGAAGGCATTAGCCGAGTATTTACTCCAATctaataaatacatgacaaattTCTTTATAAACATGATAATCACTAAACCATAATAAGTTAACAAATATTCTAATCTTAATTTATTAGTACTTAATTATGGTAAATTAATATGATTTACTATAAATAGTCGGTGCAGATAAATCTTTACCCCTAGCTTAATTCTTGGTTCAATAAAGTCTGCAATCCCCCTCCCACCCCCTTCTTTTTGTCCCTCTATATCTTGATATACATGCATATAGATAAATGTACGAATGTGTATATGTCATAATGTATATAACTTACGCCTTTTCTCTACCCTACGAAGTTGTACTAGTCAGAGCTCCAAGGCTTCACCCAAGTACATCTTCAAGAGCTTTGATAAGTCACCACCCTTTTTGCCCCCCTTTTTTACAATTAGATTTTTCCATTGCTTTAAGCGTACTTCCATAAATATGAGGAAAATCTTTTCATAATGACACAAGAAAAGCACAATagatattcttcttcttctcttcttcctCCATATTGTTCATCTTTATTCTTGCCATGGATATCAACCACCACCTTAAGCTCACAACCTCCACTTGGCAACCAACCATGGCCAATATAGATAACCATATCTTCGacgatcatcatcatcatcatcatcaacaacaacaacaacaactgcaACAACGACAATTTTCTTTTGATCAAAACCCCATTTGGCCTAGTTTTCCTCTTCAAAACCCCCACCATCACCTTCCCTCTTTCTCAAGCGaattgcaacaacaacaacaacaacaacaacaacgacaacaacaacaagtcCCTTTTGATCATGCTGTAAACAATCATGTTCAAACATTAATAGAAGATCATAATGATCAAGAACCCGAGgacgatgaagaagaagaagaggaggaggagctAGGAGCTATGAAAGAAATGATGTTCAAGATTGCAGCTATGCAACCAGTGGATATTGATCCTGCCACCATTCGAAAACCTAAAAGGCGAAACGTCCGAATTAGCAACGATCCACAGAGCGTTGCAGCCAGGCTACGCCGCGAAAGAATCAGTGAAAAAATTAGGATCTTGCAAAGATTAGTCCCCGGTGGAACTAAAATGGACACTGCTTCCATGTTAGATGAAGCCATTCGCTATGTTAAGTTTTTAAAAAGGCAAATTCGTCAATTACAATTGCCAAATCATCACCTTCCACCATCACATGTACCAACAGTTCCGTGCCCTAGTACTGAAAATTGGGCAAATATTATCACACCAACAAAAGCTCTAATTCTTGGCTCCTCCAGTATCACCACCACTACCATCGCCACTGCCACAACCTTTGTTGGTAATAATGCATCAGATCCTACGTATGAGGTAATTGGTAATTAGCTAAAAAAAAGATTGGAAATTGAAGTGATTATTATGATCATTATTATGTACTAATGAAAATTATTTATAAgaataaaattaataataatggAGGAAATTGTGTATACTGGTAATGTCATGTGGAATTGTGAACTAAAAGAAATAGGTTTGTTAGGATTGTGTTGACTAAAGGGCATGATAATCATCACAACGGTTAGACTTGAGTTACGTACGTtccatatatataatttataatatAAGAATTTATACAATAAGGTTTTTTTTCTGATCATTGTCCGAAAGTTCGTTTGGCTGAATTCTCTCCCGGGAATAAAACAGTGACGTGAGAAGCAATTGAATATGATTATACCCTTGGCCCCTTCCCTACCCTTATCCCTTACCCTAGAGGGCGGAGCTAGTGATAATTAGGGGTTCGGCAGAATTCAGTAATTTTGACTCAATATTTATATTTGTGTAAAAACTATTTAATATGTAcaaataatatattcataacctaataaacaaaaataattagTCCAGGACCCATAAACTAAAAATTATGACTATGTCTCTGCCTTACCCCTTCTTTTGTGTGCTCGTGTGTCTCTATGGTGTTGTACGATCAAGTTATATATGCATCATTTGCATGTATACGAGCAAAAGAAAAGGGAAACAAAGAGAAAGACAAAAAAAAGTTAAAGGGCCTGAGATTTAGGTCTTCTTTGCTTCCATTTGTCAAATTTTGCCAGGATTTTTCGGCTGAGTTTGTGAGTAATTTAAAGCATTTGAAGTTATATTTGTGTTTTGGTGATTAGACTAATGGGTTTAGTGAAAAAGAAAGGAGTAGCTATatatttcgtaaaaaaaaaattggaaaaagatTTTTTCTAGGCAGCGTTAACCATCACACGTcttaagaaaataaaaagttGGAAATTAAAGAACTAAAACTTCTACATCCTGATCATTTGagtttcttctctctctctctctctctctctctcatatgaAGTAAAGATCAGCAAGTTGCTAACTACGGAAGACAGTCAATGTCTCCCTAGTTTTAGTTCCTAATCAACTTCTTTTagcttttattaattattatgtttcATTCGAGAAGGACCTATTGAATTTTCTTTCCTAAACCAGTGTATGTTTCATTAACTTGAGGAATTAATCTATTTTTCGATTTGGAAACATGTAATATATCAACATTTGAGCTTAGTAAATTCCAATATATATACTACATATAGCATAATTATTTCAATTGAATAAATAGTTGACTTCACGTCTGGAAACGCTCCCTCCATTTTGATTGTTGTTGAGAAACAAGTGAAGAAGCATCAATCTAACTTGATTAAGTATAAGTTAGTTTAATGTTATGATAATTAGGGTTTATAATTTGGAAACACCTATACAAATCCATGAAGGACAAGTGTAGCCTCTATCACCCTCCCACATATGTAACTTGGGGTTTACATGTGgaatataattttaaatattttgtcTTTATTTCTTTGTAGCTCTTGTTTTTTAGAGGActgaaaaatgaacatagggagGGGGGGTGGAAGGGGGAGGGGAGCCGAGAGAGAGAGCTGAGTGTCCATAAAGTTGAAGGAGAAAGTAACCTTAATAGGCTAAAGAGTAGATATCGAGCATAGATTGAACATGTTCAATAGGCTAAGAATTAAGAAACATGCCTAGATCAAAGTTAATTAGTGGCTTAGTTAATGGACTGAATTGAAGAGAAGGAGAAGCTTGAAGCGAACCAATAGTAGAAAGATGCAATTGTGAAAACAAATTTATCAAGAATTAGCTTTGATaccatataattattttttatccgACCATAATAAAACCTTAGGCGATGAATGGAATGACTCAATATATTATAAGCTCCTTTGAAAATCCTTGAACAATCGATAAGAGCATGAAAATGACAAAAGCATATTTTAGCATAATATGAAAGTTTTACCCTGTAAATGCAACCAGATGATTTTCTAATCAATTTAAGCCCAATTTATTTTCTTACTCGAAATAGCCCTTATTGTATATAATACGTAAAAATTCTTTCACTAATTAAACAAATTCAAAATACTCATGTGATTACTGGCATTTTGTTTTTCTGTCTCTTCCCAACACATTTAATTCTCTCTCTCCACCCGCTTCTCTCTTCCCTCTCTCCGCTGAGACAAATCTAAAAAACTATTGATTTAAACTTCTCTCAAACTTGATTTATTGGATAGCTCTTTGCCCAcccactactaaaaattcggccAAAATCGACTGCGGTCTACCGACTGACTTCGATCGGTCAAAAAAATGATCGAAGTCggtcattttttaaaaatattttattgttcaattttttttttacgaaaccggcCAACATTGGTCATTTTTTTTAGGCGCAAAAATGCGAGAAATTATTTTTgcgtcccgcgaaatttatttttcaagaaatcgaccaactttggtggattttttatttaaaataaattaaaattaatattcaaaaaacCTTTCAAAATCGATCGATTatttcggccggttattttaaaaaaccgaccgatttcggtcgataattttattttttaataaaaccgaccgagATTAGTCGGTTATTTTTGCGCGAAAAtgtaattaaagagtataaataaaataaaagacaatcttaaaacaaaatgcaccaatggtctagtggtataATAGTATCTTGCCACAGTACAGATCCCGGTTCGATTCTCAGATGgtgtattttttaattacatgattaaaaaTACCTACCGACTTCGGTCAGTTTTTtcaataattttttcttttttggaatttaattgaccgaccgaaatcggtagGTTGGCTCTACCGACCATACAATTACCAATCGCCACAAATCGATCGGTTTTCAGTCGATTTTtgccaattaccgaccaacatcGGTCGGTTTTCTTCTCTTTGTTGTTCGTTTTATTTTTGTACGGTGACTTTGGTTGTTGAAATAGAAGTATAATGGTGGTTGAAAGGTGTTTTCTCTCGTAAATATATATAACagatatttatatattatatctCAGTGTATAATTGTGTATAAGGATGTATATGAGTTGCTAAGTTCaaataataatgatgatgataataataataataataataataataataataataataataataataataatataatataatatgataTAATATAATATGCTTTTTTGGGTGAATTTTAGACAAACAATAAgcatgaaaaaaaaatgaaacaaaaaaagaaaatctTATTTTGGAATGAAAAACAGAAAGgcaaataaaatttataaaaaatcaaaataagtggaaaatatgGGTGTGAGGAGAGAAATGTTTGCTAGATGGAAATGGATGAAACATGAAAATACAATTTGTTTTTTTGCATCTTGACTATATTTGGTTGGGTTACAAGGTTGAAATCCTTTTTATTGATTATGCAGATGAAATATAGTATATTGAGCTGAACATTTTTTAAAAACACGCAACATAATTGTGTTTTTTTTAATAATTCCTAATTTAATTTTCTCTTAAATTGTTCTGTATATGGCATGATATTAAAATTGGTAATCGACATTTGTCGATTAATATTTTTCACTAATTACGTTTATTTAATTACATAACTTGTTAATTTTAAGCAACTTTTAGATTGGGTAAAGTGCGGCATATAGATCTGCAGTATTATTGAAATAAAAATGTGTTATTCCTCcaacaaatattttaaattataaacGGTATAGTCAATTTAATAGTAAAGTAAAACGACCAATACCAATACATATCCAGTCAATAACTAATAATTATCATATACCAATTACAATACAAGCATAACTGTTTCTGAAAATAAAAGAGTTACGGTACTTTAAAACCCCCTTAAACTATTATGTGATACCTGAGTGCATCCCAAGACGAGACACTCGGTATAATGAATCtgttatcaagcaaatcctgcaacaactccttcaattcattcAACTCAACTAAGGCCATACAATATTGTGTagtagaaatggactgagtgcccgaaaccaaatcaatgcagaaatcgatatccatgtcgggtggcatccctaaCAAATCTATAGGAGACATCTCTGGAAACTGtcgcacaactggtactgaatctatagaaggaacctccacacAAGGATCACAGACATAGGCTAAATATGCTAGATACCCCTTCgcaaccatacgccgagccttcacataagaaataactctgctagtAGTCCAAAATACCGTGATAAGGGggcaaccaatccatgcctaagataacatcaaagtccaccatctCTGGAAGTAGAAGGTCGACCCTAGTTTTAAAGCTCCCGATAGAAACCACACACGAGCAATAAACacgatctaccataatagaatctcccacagacaTGGAACATAAACAAgcgcactcaaagaatcacgaggcataactagatatgaagcaaaatatgataacacatatgaataagtggagccaggatcaaataaaattgaggcatctctatggaaaaccggaacaatacttgtgatgacgACATCAGATGACTCTGCCTCAAGTCTAGAtggaaatgcataaaaatggggttaggccccaccactctaacctCCACCTCTCGGACGAGcgctagctggctggcctccacctctaatggcctggcctccacctctaatggcctgacctccacctcaagcAGCTTGACCCACGCCTCTAGCTTGATGAGCAGGCGGTGGAGAAATTGATGTCGAaatcatggcacgagaactctgatgtggcATGTTGCCCTATGACCTAAGGCAAAACCTCAAGACGTGCCTCggatctccacaagtataacaagtccttggatgttgtgactgctgaccttggaactgaccctgtcgacttgAGTAACCACCATGATAactctggatcggaggtgcactgataggagctgaaggtGTACTTATAGGAGCTAAAAGTGCACTATAGGATAGCTGCTCAGGACAATACCCATAAAAACCACTACTACCTGAAGtactgtgggatgcctggagtgctgactGAACCGGCCTGGGAGGGTGGGCTCTACCAAACGAACCTCTACCCCCAGATGAGGTACCACTGAAACTaccaaaatgacgaggcctcttctgAGATATCGCTTCCCTGCCCTGACCACGAAtcatctcgatccgtctagcaatctaTACTACCCGCTGGAAATAAATATCAttccagtctccttggccatctgtagcttgATACCCAAAGTAAGACCattaatgaatctcctcactctctccctctcagtaggaagcaagacaACCGCATGGAGAGCTAAATTCATGAAtctggtctcatactgggtaataGTCACTCTACCTTGCTGAAGGCGCTCAACCTGCCTGCGGCACTCCTTTCTCAGAGtaaaaggaatgaacttctccaaaaatagctgcAAAACCTGATCCTAAGTGTATGGTGAACCTGGTGGTCTGCTCCGCATAATCctgccaccatctcttggcagaaccgatcatctgaaacactgcaaagtcgactccattggactccacaatacccatgttgtGCAATACCTCATGGCAACGGTCAATCAAACTTGTGGTTCTTCAGAAGGTGTGCCCCCAAAGCGAATAGGAAATAACTCTGTGAACATGTCCAATCTCATTAATCCCTCAAAAGATATCTCGAGCCTCTCCCCGGTCTGTGTAGCAATAATAGGCTAAGCCACTCCAACTAGCGAAACTGCCGGAGTTTGATATCcatgagccatctgctctggcGTGTGGGTGGCAGGAGTTTGGGTTCCTCCCCCAGCCTGGAAGACAGCCAGTGCCACTAAAAATACACCAGTCTGGGCCACGGTCTCCATAAGGACCACTAATTAGACTAGAGCGTCCTACAGTACCGGAATAATAAtaaacccctccgggacctgagttGGTCCAACTGGCACGGTCTGAACAGGAACCTCCTCCTCCTGCCCAATCTAAGGCTCTGGAATAGGTTCCAGTGCACGTGCTCTAGGAtgagctctgcctctacctctagctcGACCTCAGCCATAGCCTCTATCTCTGGTAGTGGCAGGGGCTCCGACTCTTGACCTGCCGTGGAAtttgtgtgtgtcctcaccatctgcgagagaacaagaatggaatgattcaaactttagtgatagaataaattcgcacgatagagaaaAAAAGaattgaaattttcctaaagctctatagcctctaggaaataagtacatacgtctccgcaccgatcctccagaccctactaaacttgctcatgacttgtgagacctaggcaacatagtactctgataccaacttgtcacgatccggaTTTCCAATCTCGGGGCCCTGATGGCGCCTAAtgtctacttgctaggcaagccaacattagataaCCAATTTAACATCTTAACAGTTTAGAACAGAGTAATATAAATTATTAACGATAATTAAAGCTGTAATACATGAAATaaactcataacataacacgattTATTCTAATCCAAAAAATCTGGTGTCaccagtacatgagcaactagaagtctaTAAGTATGGCTTGAACGAAATGCAACTATTTGAATTGAGATAAACAGTAAAGATAAAAATAGATAGGGACTTCAGAGACTGAACGCCaacagctatacctcaagtctccactgtaGATATGATCCAGGCAGAAGCACCAGTAGATACCGGTGGGACCaacaccagtatctgcacaagaagtgtggGTAAAATCGACCCAATGTACTTCGTAAGTGTCGAGCATAACCTCGACGAGATAGTGACGAGTttatgacaagacacctatgtAAATCATGTACCGATATATACATAAAGCAACAAAATAATAAGTAGGACAATTAAAATATTAACTAGGAGGGGACATGTAGAAAGGGGAGTACGATAAGAACAACAAGTATAAAATCACTAAATAGACTTTTTCCGAAAGCAACAATAATGCAACCAATTAAATTATTAGTCTGGAAATCAAGTAAAGCAATGAAATcaacaatggcacggcatcatcctttgtgtttttactctcgtcctcaccatgtaatatcataaatgaaatggcatggcgtcacccttcgtgcttttactctcttcctcacatgatatgaTAAATGATAATAAGCAATCAaatgcacgacattacccttcgtgctttaatcctCGCAATCTCTCAAATAAATGATATCGTATGCAAATAGGCACGTCAACACCCTTCGAGCTTTTCACCCTTCTTCACCAAGCAACAACACTAATCCAAAATAGAAAAACATGGTGGGAAGAAAGTCCACTTCAATCATAGTGTAATGGTAATTCAACTCAACTTTTGAAATCCCAAcaacttcaaaataaataataaatatgaaggcgaataattaaagaagtaataatctaactaCAGTTTGGAAAGCATAGTCATTGAAACCACATAatacaataaaaataattttcacctgCATGATTTAACCCAATGACAATGCATATAtacgtcaccttacatatacgtcgtccccacacataattcacgtagcaaatacaccaacaagtcataatttactcaagtcaaggttaaccacgacacttacctcactcaaCAACTAAGTCAATCAACTAACTACagccttgccttttgaacaaacCTCTAAACCAACCAAATTTAACCAATTATggataaaaaaattcaaaataaacttTAAAAACTACTCATGAGTGAAAAAAGATCCAATCTTAAATGAATTTGGAAAGCTATCCTATGTTGCCAGGATCGCAGATGCGATCAAAATGATCGCAAAAAGGGCCCTAGCCAGTTCGCAAATGTGAATGCAAAATCATGAGCGACTGCAGATCAACATCAGAACTGAAAGCACACCAGCTATGCATTTCGCCTAAAACTCATCCGTAGCACCTCCAAAACTCACCCTAGCCCCCGGgatccaaaataaatatacacacaagtctaaaaatatcatacgaacatgcTTGtgcaatcaaaacaccaaaataatatctaaaaccacgaatcagatACCAAAACGTATGAAATTCAaaggaaaactcaagaacctctagaattgcaaccgagtgtccgaatcctatcaaaccaactctaaATTGCACCAATTtgtagacaagtttcaaatataaAAACGGATCTTTTCCAACTCCCAAAATAATCATAAattcaacttacggtcaaacctagaaaatttccaaactttcaaattgctAACCTTCGGCAAAATAAGCCAAATCAACTTAGGGAACTCCCATTTTAATTtaggcatacgtccaagtctacaatcacaatacgaacctaccagaataGTCAAAACACCGATCTGGGGTCGTTTACCCAAAATGTTGATCGTGGTCAATTGTAGCCTCATATTtagttaaaattttcatttttaacaAGATTTcatataaaagcttttcgaaaagaGACACAGACCacgtactgtcacgacccaaaatctcacccgtcgtgatggcgcctttctcaatactaggcaagctgataatCTAAATAAattaccatatcttttaagtttgaaaacataatatctaaatttagcagaagaaaaactcacaaatacatatataaacactcccaaaacctggtgtcactgagtatatgagcatctaatgtaaatacaagtctggaaaatatggtccataatagtctgagactaaatgcagtaaataaggagataggaaaggagagacaaggtctgcgaaacacgacagctacctataaatctccgaaaaatcaactgtgcgaaagaaatcaacacccgctatggccggggacacctgaatctgcacacgaagtgcagggtgtagtatgagtacaaccaacttagtaagtaacaataataaataaggaactaaagatagtaacgagctacatagttatagttcactttcagtaatttcaacaaagaatagacatgctttcaaatccggcagtttaagtcaaatcaatttatacagttcaaatttatgaaatccagatataaatctttcagagatttcacaacaatgacagatagcaaccaagtgcaatagcaaatgcaaagcaagtacagcctttcaggcaacagtcactcaactcatcacaacagctcaaccactcggctctcggcccttagcactcacactcaatgggtacccacgctcactcggggtgtacagactccggaggggctcctacagcccaagcgctataatctgcacggccaactcacgtgccatagtatcaatatatggatccgcacggccaactcacgtgtttaACCgataattcacgtgctatagtatcaatatctggatccgcacggccaactcccgtgttgcacggacaactcacgtgctataatataatatctcataatcaggccctcggcctcactcagtcacaaatctctccagtctctcgggctctcaataatcatgaaatcagcccaaacaacaatgatatgatgcatcaataatgaacaatagagactgagataaaataattaagtaaactgtgactgagtacaaaataataattaagcagatagtttaatatgtacacgacctatgtgggtcccaacagtaccaacatgtagcctaaacatggtttataACATAATTTGCAATCAAATCTCTATAACATAGAAaaagcatatagctagcaacaagttatacaACTTTATAGTTTCACGAACTAGACCAAGTtccaattcctatggtgcacgcccacacttcCGTTActtatcatgtgcgtcacctccataaTACTTACATAATCTAATAAATCCGGGTTTttatacccttaggaccagatttaaaactgttacttacctcaaaccgtgaaatttcTTATTCTGCAATGGCTTTTCCTCgtaaattggcctccaaacacctcgaatctagccacaaataattcaatttagtcaataaaatttattggaattaattccataagaaaatgctaatttttcataaaaatccgaaatttagctaaaaaatctaccgtggggtccacatctcggaacacgacaaaagttataaaatttgaaagcccatttaaccacgagtctaaccacaccaaatttaccaaaatccgcccccaactcgaccctcaaatcttcaatttaaaccaagagggttttcaaactttttcaacttaattcaccaattaaatgataaaaataaccatagattgaggtaatttaaccaatattgagctaagaacacttaccccattgtttttcttgaaaaactcccaaaaatcgcctctcccttagctccaatccgtcaaaaactaaaaatgggacaaagtcccatttttcgaacttaaactctctgcccagacatttgctctacgcgatcgcgaacattcccacgtgattgcgaagaacaattttccatcgcCCGGATTTAACTCTCGTGATCGCGGACTTTTccacgtgatcgcgatgcacaacatcacagacctacgtgatcgcggacctaaccacgtgatcgcgaagcacaaacgcgtgaTTTCCATTTCTTCCCTATTttttctatgcgaacgcgaccttagggctcaacttgcccttctttccgaacctcattacacccttcaagggtgatacccgaagtaacactctctctccgaccatgagtgcaacatcacgaactctacggtcggcataactcttctgcctggactgagctgtgtgaagtcgatcctgaataatcctgaccttatccaaggcatcctgtactaaatatgtgcccaataaccgagcctcccccagcttaaaccacccaactggcgacctataccgtctaccatataatgcctcataaggagccatcggaatgctcgactggtagctgttattgtaggtaaactccgctaacggcaaaaagtgatcccaagaatctccaaagtcaataacatagGCGGGGAGCATATCCTCTATgatctaaatagtacgctcggactgcccgtccgtatgaggatgaaatgttgtgctcaactcaactcgcatacccaactcacactgaactgccctccaaaagtgcgaggaaaactgcgtacctcgatcaaaaatgatagacacaggcacaccgtgaagacagacgatctcacgaatataaatctctgtcaaccgctccgaggaataggtaactgccacgggaatgaaatgcgctgacttagtcagcctatccacaatgacccaaactgcatcgaacttcctctgagtctgtgggagtccaacaac
This sequence is a window from Nicotiana tomentosiformis chromosome 5, ASM39032v3, whole genome shotgun sequence. Protein-coding genes within it:
- the LOC104115079 gene encoding transcription factor HEC3-like, whose translation is MDINHHLKLTTSTWQPTMANIDNHIFDDHHHHHHQQQQQQLQQRQFSFDQNPIWPSFPLQNPHHHLPSFSSELQQQQQQQQQRQQQQVPFDHAVNNHVQTLIEDHNDQEPEDDEEEEEEEELGAMKEMMFKIAAMQPVDIDPATIRKPKRRNVRISNDPQSVAARLRRERISEKIRILQRLVPGGTKMDTASMLDEAIRYVKFLKRQIRQLQLPNHHLPPSHVPTVPCPSTENWANIITPTKALILGSSSITTTTIATATTFVGNNASDPTYEVIGN